The Candidatus Hydrogenedentota bacterium genome segment CGTCCCGCCCCGCCGTGTCCTCTTCCGCGGGCAGCACATCGAGCATCTCGTAGCGGGTGTCGCCGTTTTCGCGGAGGAGCGCGTCGTAAAGATTGAGGACGGCGCGCATGTCGGCCTTGAGGCGCTTCCGGTTTTCCCGGAGGTCGGCGATCTCCTCGCGCAGCGATTCGGGCACGGCGAGCGCGTTTTTCCGGGCGGCCTCGCGAATCAACTCCGCCTCACGCCGGATGAGATCGGCTTCGCGGCGGGCCTGTTCGATGGTGCTGTCGCTCATGCGCTGGGCGGCGGCCAGGGCGTCGGCCAGGGAGTGCTCCATGGCCCGGAGCGCGCCGAGTTCGGCTTCGCGGGCCTCGGCCTCTTCCCTCAGGCTGGCGACCTGCTGTTGGAGGCGCTCGAAGGCGTCCGCGGCGCGCTCGAGAAACGCGGCCACCTCGGCCTTGTTGAATCCGCGAAAGGCCGTCTTGAAATCGGCGCTGTAGAGGTCGCTCGCCGTAATGGCCGGGGTATCCCCGAGCACCTCGTCCATGATCTTGTTTTTTTCCATCAGAGGGTTCCGTTCTGCATTGCGGGCCGCACCCGACCAGACGCGGGCCGGCGCGCGGGATTCATTTTCAGGCGCCCAGCTCGCGGGAGCGGCGCACGGCGGCGGCGACGGCATCGGCCACGAGGGCATCGAGGCCGC includes the following:
- a CDS encoding DivIVA domain-containing protein encodes the protein MEKNKIMDEVLGDTPAITASDLYSADFKTAFRGFNKAEVAAFLERAADAFERLQQQVASLREEAEAREAELGALRAMEHSLADALAAAQRMSDSTIEQARREADLIRREAELIREAARKNALAVPESLREEIADLRENRKRLKADMRAVLNLYDALLRENGDTRYEMLDVLPAEEDTAGRDAALEAPGDRQNAGPRASDHDDHHDGGGDVAIMEDDHMPHLENDR